One segment of Vibrio gazogenes DNA contains the following:
- a CDS encoding pyridoxal phosphate-dependent class III aminotransferase, translating into MSTAFEVNQNISPIFSSQVPDVKGVYDLTPDQVLLDQEKYESEVRSYPRRLPIAIKQAYGLLVEDTRGQVFLDCLAGAGTLVLGYNHPEINQALKEQLDTGLPYQTLDMTTPAKDHFIKQVRAFLPEELGANCAIQFCGPSGADAVEAAIKLAKQTTGRNTMFAFRGAYHGMTNGTMGMMGNLNTKARRTGLMSDVHFMPFPYHIRCPFGLGGEEGARAGIRYIERLLGDDEAGIMKPAGIIVEPVQGEGGVVPAPAFWLRELRRICDEHGILLIFDEVQCGVGKTGYNFAFEEAGIIPDILCLSKAIGGGLPMSLLVFKKEVDTWRAGEHTGTFRGNQLAMVSGAKALEIIQRDNLVEHANIAGQYLRMGLEKIQSRVNCIADVRGKGLMLGVEIKDPQGGLNKFGEPQADGELTLRIQRAALERGLMVEKGGREGAVIRFLPPIIITFEQIDFALRVLEEAILVAGGGEKLPEASHQAEWKKHFIQTGAQGSEQFAKVMNHTTAAMKSIFEAVQAPYSGVDPAQLEQAIYAVDLDHKNALLTDVISDTAKRVGANSIIVQHPNCIAHLHTPPLLASVAAESMIGALNQSMDSWDQSSAATYVEQCVIDWLCTKFRLGDSSDGVFTSGGTQSNQMGLQLARDWIADKLSGHSIQKLGLPDYADKLRIICSDNAHFTVQKAASWMGLGEKAVLTVDSLPNGTMDASKLAGVIEQAKAEGLIPFAVVGTAGTTDHGAIDDLSMIADVAEQHNLWMHVDSAYGGALILSRHADRLNGIERARSITVDFHKLFYQTISCGAFLVNNKADLKYLLHHADYLNREHDTLPNLVDKSLSTTRRFDALKVYMTMQSVGPVALGEMYDHLIQQTQQVAQLIDDAPGCELLSQPSLSTVLFRAVHPAATDLDALNQQVRLEALTRGVAVLGETVVDGQTALKLTILNPCLDINDFESLMEKITQLTHELVG; encoded by the coding sequence ATGAGTACTGCCTTTGAAGTCAATCAAAATATTTCACCTATTTTTTCATCACAAGTACCTGACGTAAAAGGCGTTTATGATTTAACACCGGATCAGGTTCTTTTAGATCAAGAGAAGTACGAATCTGAAGTTCGTTCGTATCCCCGGCGTTTGCCTATTGCGATCAAACAAGCCTATGGCCTGCTGGTTGAAGATACGCGCGGTCAGGTTTTTCTCGACTGTCTTGCCGGTGCCGGAACTTTGGTGCTTGGATATAATCATCCAGAAATCAATCAGGCATTAAAAGAGCAGTTAGATACCGGACTGCCTTACCAAACGCTGGATATGACCACACCAGCGAAAGATCATTTCATTAAGCAAGTTCGGGCATTCCTCCCTGAAGAGCTTGGCGCAAACTGTGCGATTCAGTTCTGTGGCCCTTCCGGTGCCGATGCCGTAGAAGCTGCGATTAAACTCGCCAAACAAACGACAGGCCGTAATACCATGTTTGCCTTCCGTGGTGCGTACCATGGTATGACCAACGGGACGATGGGGATGATGGGTAATTTGAATACCAAAGCCCGTCGGACCGGTTTGATGTCTGATGTCCATTTTATGCCGTTTCCCTATCACATCCGCTGTCCATTCGGTCTTGGTGGTGAAGAGGGCGCGCGCGCCGGTATTCGTTACATTGAGCGTCTATTGGGTGATGATGAAGCTGGCATCATGAAACCGGCGGGGATCATTGTCGAACCCGTTCAAGGGGAAGGGGGTGTCGTTCCTGCGCCTGCATTCTGGCTTCGTGAACTTCGTCGTATTTGTGATGAGCACGGTATCCTACTGATTTTTGATGAAGTGCAGTGTGGTGTCGGTAAAACCGGCTACAACTTTGCATTTGAAGAAGCCGGTATTATTCCTGATATTCTCTGTCTGTCCAAAGCGATTGGCGGTGGCTTGCCAATGTCGCTGCTCGTCTTTAAAAAAGAAGTCGACACATGGCGTGCCGGTGAGCATACCGGGACATTCCGTGGTAACCAGTTGGCAATGGTCTCCGGTGCGAAAGCGCTTGAAATCATTCAGCGTGATAACTTAGTCGAGCATGCCAATATTGCTGGCCAATATCTACGGATGGGGCTGGAGAAAATTCAAAGCCGTGTGAACTGTATTGCAGACGTTCGCGGTAAAGGATTGATGCTGGGCGTCGAAATCAAGGATCCGCAAGGCGGCCTGAATAAATTCGGTGAACCACAAGCCGATGGTGAGCTGACACTCAGAATTCAACGCGCGGCTTTAGAAAGAGGATTGATGGTTGAAAAAGGCGGCCGTGAAGGCGCTGTGATTCGTTTCTTGCCACCGATTATTATTACTTTCGAACAAATTGATTTTGCACTGCGTGTATTAGAAGAAGCGATCTTAGTTGCCGGTGGCGGTGAGAAGTTACCTGAGGCGTCTCATCAGGCTGAATGGAAGAAACATTTTATTCAGACCGGTGCTCAGGGAAGTGAGCAATTTGCCAAGGTTATGAATCATACCACGGCGGCAATGAAATCGATTTTTGAAGCGGTTCAGGCACCTTATTCCGGTGTGGATCCTGCTCAATTGGAGCAAGCGATTTATGCCGTCGATTTAGACCATAAAAATGCACTGCTGACCGATGTGATTTCTGATACGGCAAAACGAGTCGGTGCTAACTCAATCATTGTTCAGCATCCGAACTGTATTGCACATTTGCATACACCACCGCTGTTAGCTTCTGTTGCGGCAGAATCGATGATCGGCGCATTGAATCAGTCAATGGACTCTTGGGATCAGTCATCTGCGGCAACCTATGTTGAACAATGTGTGATTGATTGGTTGTGTACCAAGTTCCGGTTAGGCGATTCATCTGACGGTGTCTTTACCAGTGGTGGTACGCAAAGTAATCAAATGGGCTTGCAACTGGCACGTGATTGGATTGCTGACAAGCTAAGCGGACACTCGATTCAGAAACTGGGTTTGCCTGATTATGCCGACAAATTACGGATTATCTGTTCTGATAATGCGCATTTTACTGTGCAAAAGGCAGCCTCTTGGATGGGATTGGGTGAGAAAGCGGTATTGACGGTTGATTCTCTGCCAAATGGGACAATGGATGCCTCTAAACTTGCGGGTGTGATTGAGCAAGCGAAGGCTGAAGGTTTGATTCCGTTTGCAGTGGTTGGGACAGCCGGAACGACTGATCACGGTGCCATTGACGATTTAAGCATGATTGCGGATGTCGCTGAGCAACATAACTTATGGATGCATGTTGATAGTGCCTATGGCGGTGCGTTGATCCTGAGTCGTCATGCCGATCGTTTAAATGGTATTGAACGTGCCCGTTCGATTACGGTTGATTTTCATAAATTGTTTTATCAAACAATTAGTTGTGGTGCATTTTTGGTCAATAACAAAGCAGATTTGAAATATCTGTTGCATCATGCTGACTATCTGAACAGAGAACACGACACATTGCCGAATTTGGTTGATAAATCACTGTCAACGACCCGACGTTTCGATGCGTTAAAAGTCTACATGACCATGCAAAGTGTCGGACCGGTTGCGCTGGGAGAAATGTACGACCATTTAATCCAGCAGACACAGCAGGTCGCGCAGTTGATTGATGATGCTCCGGGATGTGAATTGCTATCTCAGCCATCATTATCTACGGTTTTATTCCGTGCGGTGCATCCTGCGGCCACTGATCTCGATGCATTGAATCAGCAGGTGCGTCTTGAAGCGTTAACTCGTGGTGTCGCTGTACTTGGTGAAACGGTAGTGGACGGTCAAACCGCTTTGAAACTGACCATTTTGAACCCGTGTTTAGACATCAACGATTTCGAATCGTTAATGGAGAAGATCACACAGTTAACTCATGAATTAGTCGGATAA
- a CDS encoding carboxynorspermidine synthase, translated as MSILQIGAGGVGWVVAHKAAQNNDILGDITIASRTIAKCEKIIESVRRKGNLKNAQKKLEAREVNADDIDALVALIHEVQPDLVINVGPPWVNIHIMEACYRAKVSYLDTSVAVDLCSEGQQVPEAYDWQWGYRDKFKEAGITGILGAGFDPGVVSIFAAYAVKHLFDDIDSIDVMDVNAGDHGKKFATNFDPETNMLEIQGDSFFWDDNEWKQVGCHTRMHEFDFPVVGKHKVYSMAHDEVRSMKEFIPAKRIEFWMGFGDRYLNYFNVMRDIGLLSPDPVTLPDGREVQPLHVLKALLPDPTSLAPGYTGKTCIGTWVQGQKDGKARSVFLYNIADHEVAYHDVEHQAISYTTGVPAITAAIQFFRKQWAEPGVFNMEQLDPDPFLETMPSIGLDWDMQELDVGQPDIQILK; from the coding sequence ATGTCAATTTTACAAATTGGAGCAGGAGGTGTTGGTTGGGTTGTTGCGCATAAGGCAGCTCAGAACAACGATATTCTAGGTGATATTACGATTGCATCTCGGACAATCGCAAAGTGCGAAAAGATTATTGAGTCGGTACGTCGTAAAGGAAACCTGAAAAACGCGCAAAAGAAGTTAGAAGCTCGTGAAGTGAACGCAGACGACATTGACGCGTTAGTTGCGTTGATTCATGAGGTTCAGCCTGATTTAGTGATCAATGTTGGCCCTCCATGGGTCAATATCCATATCATGGAAGCCTGTTATCGGGCGAAAGTGTCCTATTTGGATACGTCGGTTGCTGTTGATCTCTGCTCTGAAGGTCAGCAGGTGCCAGAAGCCTACGATTGGCAATGGGGATACCGTGACAAGTTCAAAGAAGCCGGTATCACCGGTATTCTCGGTGCTGGTTTTGATCCTGGCGTGGTCAGTATATTTGCAGCCTATGCTGTGAAACATCTTTTCGATGACATTGATAGTATTGACGTCATGGATGTTAATGCAGGCGATCACGGCAAGAAATTTGCGACGAATTTTGATCCTGAAACCAATATGTTAGAAATTCAGGGCGATTCATTTTTCTGGGATGACAACGAGTGGAAGCAGGTCGGTTGCCATACTCGGATGCATGAATTCGATTTTCCGGTGGTCGGTAAACATAAAGTTTACTCAATGGCTCACGATGAAGTACGTTCCATGAAAGAATTCATTCCGGCAAAACGTATCGAATTTTGGATGGGATTTGGTGATCGTTATCTGAATTACTTTAATGTGATGCGTGATATCGGTCTATTAAGCCCTGATCCGGTGACCTTACCTGATGGCCGCGAAGTTCAGCCTCTGCATGTCCTCAAAGCATTATTACCGGATCCGACTTCTTTGGCTCCGGGGTATACCGGGAAAACCTGTATCGGGACTTGGGTTCAAGGGCAAAAAGACGGAAAAGCGCGCAGTGTTTTCTTATATAACATCGCGGATCATGAAGTCGCTTATCATGATGTTGAGCATCAGGCGATTTCTTATACGACAGGTGTGCCTGCCATTACAGCAGCAATTCAGTTCTTCCGTAAGCAGTGGGCTGAGCCCGGTGTTTTCAATATGGAACAGTTGGATCCGGATCCATTCCTCGAGACCATGCCAAGTATTGGTTTGGATTGGGATATGCAGGAACTTGATGTTGGCCAGCCGGATATCCAAATTCTGAAATAA